In the genome of Pseudomonas fluorescens, the window TCGACACCCGCATCCAGAGCACGTTGAGCAGTGTCACTCAGCAGGTCACCGAACAGCGCCAGCAGGCCAATGATGCCCGGCAGAAGGCCGAGCAGCAGCATCGCGAAACCCAAGGGCTGCTGTCCAGGCTCAAGGACCAACTCACCGACAAACCTACAACGAAGTCCGACGTGCCCGTGGGCTTTGGTCTCGAGCCAGGTGACGAGCAGCAATTTTCAGGCGCGCAAGCATCGGCTGACGTGGTGCAGTGGATCGAACCGTCGAATGCGCGCGCCAGCCAAGAGGACACCACGAAAGCCGGTGGTCCGCTGTCGACACTCACCTCGAAATTCAAGGACTTGCACGGTCTGGACAATAACGCGATCGACCGTGGCCAGGACCACTTGCGTGCCGCTGCCAAGGGCGAGCGCGACCTGGGAAGCGCCCAAGACCGCACCGAAGGTGCCAGGCCCGTCTACACCATCCCCGAAAACTCGACCTTAATGGGTTCCATCGCCATGACCGCCCTGATTGGCCGCGTGCCGGTGGATGGCACGGTGAACGACCCCTATCCGTTCAAGGTGCTGGTGGGTCCGGACAACCTCACCGCCAATGGCATCGACCTGCCGGACGTAGTCGGCGCAGTGATGAGCGGCACCGCCGCAGGCGACTGGACATTGTCCTGTGTACGCGGCCAGGTTGAATCAATCACCTTTGTCTTCAGCGACGGCACCGTCCGCACGGTCCCGCAGCCGCAGAAAATCGTCAGCCGTAATCGCACCAGCGCCCAGACATCAGACACCGAGAAAATCCGCGGCGGCTTGGGCTACATCTCCGACCCCTACGGCATCCCGTGCATCTCCGGCGAACGCCGCTCCAATGCTCAGCAGTACCTGGGGAGCCAGAGCTTGATCACTGCGGCCGGTGCCGGCTTCGCCGCCGCATTGGGCAGTGAGCAGACCAATACTTCCTTCATCAACTCGGCCAGCGGCAACTTGGGCCTGACCCAGAACAGCGGCAACAGCGCGTTGAACTCGGTCATCAGCGGTGGCATTGGCGACATTCGTGAATGGATCAACAAGCTCTACGGTGAAGCCTTCGCGGCCATCTACGTCCCACCCGGGGCCAAAGTGGCCTTGCACCTGGACCATGAAATCAGCATCGACTACGAACCCAAAGGCCGGAGAGTGAATCATGAAAGCCCATCCGTTTCGGTACTGGATCTGGATTAGCCTGCTGCTCAGTCTGCACCTGGCCGGTTGCTCCACCAGCAAAGATGAAATGCTGCCTCATGGCGATCAAACCATGCTCGACATCTGGAACGGCAGTGGCTCGGTCGGAGCGCAGCAACAGCTGCAGGAGGCTCGCGGCGAACTGCGCAGGTCGGTGCTCGATCCGGAGCGGCTGATTAGCGACCAGAGTACCTATACCCGCACGGCCGCCAACGAGATCCGCAACCAGTTCCCACGCCTACCCAACCCCGACCTGGTGATGTACGTCTACCCGCACCTCGCCGGCACCCAACAGACGCCGGTGCCAGGCTACTCGACGGTGTTCCCGCTGTACGAGAAAGTCCAGTACGCGCTGCCCGGCGAGCGCCTGGAAGATCTGTGATGGCCGATGACACGAGTCGCGACCCACCGCGCTGGAAGCCCTGGCGTTCGACCAAGCGTCGGCGGGCAACCCTTGCCGATGAAGCAGCCCAGTACGCACACAATCCTAGCTTCGCCGACCACTTGCCCTGGGTCGAGTACCTCGAGGATGAGCTGTGTTTTCTGCTCGACGACAACCGCTCAGTGGGCGCCGTGTTCGAGCTGCAGCCGATCGGCACCGAGGGCCGTGAGCCCGAGTGGCTGATGGCGGCACGCGACGCCCTGGAAGATGCGCTGCAGGACAGCTTCGACGAGCTTGACCAAGCGCCCTGGGTGGTGCAGTTCTTCTGCCAGGACGACAGTGACTTTTCCCCGTACCTCGAACGCCTGGAGCGCTACATCGCGCCACGGGCACGAGGCACACCATTCACCGAGGCCTTCCTCGCGTCGATGCACTGTCACCTCGACGCCATCGCCAAACCGGGCGGACTGTTCGACGACCATGTCGTGTCTCACCTGCCCTGGCGCGGCAGCAATCGGCGGATTCGGCTAGTGGTCTATCGCTGGCTGGAGGATCAAGGTGACGACGATACGCAGAGCCCGGCTCAGCTGTTGAGCCGGACGTGTGACCGTCTGGTGGCCTCGTTGCAGGCCTGCGGGGTCAGCCCGCGGCGTCTAACCGGGCGTGACTTCTACACCTGGTTGTTGCCCTGGTTCAACCCGGCCCCTGCCCTCACCGGCGAATCACCCGCAGCGTTTTATCGTCAAGTGCCCTACCCCGAAGAGGACGACGGCGATGGACTGCCGCTGCCGTTCGACCACAATTTTGCCGAGCGACTGTTCTTTCAGGAGCCACGCTCGGATAGCGACCAGGGCCTGTGGTACTTCGATCAGCAACCGCATGCCGTGATGGTGGTCGATAAGCTGCGCAGACCGCCCCATATCGGTCAGCTGACCGGCGAAACGCGTAAGGGCGAGGCATTGAACGCCTTGTTCGATCAGTTACCCGAGCAGGCCGTCATGTGTTTGACCTTGGTAATCACGCCTCAGGATGTGCTCGAGGAGCAGCTCAACCGATTGGCGCGCAAAGCCATCGGCGAGAACCTCGCCTCGACCCAAACCCGCCAGGACGTGGAAGAGGCCCGCGCGCTGATCGGCCGACAACACAAGCTGTACCGCGGCACCTTGGCGCTGTACCTGCGCGGTGCCGATGAACAGCAACTGCGCCAGTGCTCGACCCAGGCCGCCAACGTGCTGCTCGGCGCCGGCCTGCAGCCGGTGCGCGAGGGCGACGAAGTCGCGGCGTGCAACAGCTACCTGCGCTGGTTGCCGATGGCCTACAACCCGGCTCGAGACACGCGCAACTGGTACACCCGACTACTGTTTGCTCAGCATGTCGCCAACCTGCTGCCCCTCTGGGGGCGCAGCATCGGCACCGGCAATCCGGGCATCACTTTTTTCAACCGTGGTGGTGCGCCCTTGTCGTTCGACCCGCTGTCGCGTTTCGACCGCTCCATGAATGGCCACCTGCTGTTGTTCGGTCCGACCGGCGCCGGCAAGTCGGCCACCTTGGTTTCGATATTGATGCAGGTCATGGCCGTGTATCGACCGCGGCTGTTCATTGTCGAAGCAGGCAACTCCTTTGGCCTGCAGGGCGACTACTTCGCTACCCTTGGGCTATCCGTCAACAAGGTTCAGCTCAAACCCGGCAGTGGCTTGAGCTTGGCGCCTTTCGCCGATGCTCGCCGTCTGATCGAACACCCCGATCAGGTGGCCAGCCTGTTGACCGAGGACCTGGATGAAACCGAGACGGACAGTGATGAGCAACGCGACGTGCTGGGCGAGCTGGAAATCACTGCCCGCCTGATGATCACCGGCGGCGAAGCCAAGGAAGAGGCGCGGCTGACCCGGGCAGACCGCAGCCTGATCCGCGAGTGCATCTTGGATGCCGCCAGACACTGCGCGGCCACCGAGCAGCAGGTCATGACACGCCACGTTCGCGATGCACTGCGCCACGTCGCCAGCGACGCCCATCTGCCCGATAAGCGTCGCGAGCGGGCGCAGGAGATGGCCGAGTCCATCGACCTGTTCTGCCAAGGCTTCGAGGGTGCCCTCTTCGACCGGCCAGGCACACCCTGGCCAGAAAGCGATGTGACGATCGTCGACCTCGCCACCTATGCCCGTGAGGGCTACGAGGCGCAGATGTCGATCAGTTACATCAGCCTGATGAACACGGTGAACAACCTCGCCGAACGCGATCAGTACCTCGGTCGCCCGATCATCATGGTCACCGACGAAGGCCACATCATCACCAAGAACCCGCTGCTGGCGCCGTTTGTGGTCAAGGGCACCAAGATGTGGCGCAAACTCGGCGCGTGGTTCTGGATGGCGACGCAGAACCTGGCCGACTTCCCCGATGCAGCCCAGACCATGCTCAACATGATCGAGTGGTGGATCTGTCTGAACATGCCACCGGCAGAAATTGAAGAGATTGCCCGCTTTAAAAAGCTCACATCCGCTCAGAAGGCCCTACTGCTTTCCGCGAGCAAGGCCTCGGGCAAATACACCGAGGGCGTGGTCCTGTCGAAGAACCTGGAGACGTTGTTTCGCGCGGTGCCGCCGAGCCTGTACCTCGCCCTGGCCATGACCGAGCCCGAGGAAAAAGCTCAGCGCTGGCGACTGATGGAACAGCACCAACAGTCCGAGCTGGACGCCGCCCTCCAGGTCGCGGCGGAGATCGATCGGTTGCGCGGCATGTCGTGAACACCCGAGCGCCGGCGACTTTCAAAAGACTTTCAATCAACAAAAATCGGCATAAGCACATTTGTACTCCTTCGGTGATTTTGCACAATTCGCGGCCCTCAACCCGGTGACTGACAAAACCGATCACTCCGGCCTCGGTTTGTCCGCCGTCCTATTCGGTCGGATCCTGGATGCTGAAGCTTGGCGCACGGATGCACACCGCTGCCACATGTCGAGCGCTGCCCATGATCGTGACCGCCACCACCCGCTGCAGATCGCCAAAGTCCAGGAAGATTGGCCGTGGCCGAGCCTTCACCGCGGCTGCACTGCTCGTCGCGGCCGAGCAGTGCGCGGCACTGACTACCCCCACCATCATCGCCTCCGTCACTTCGCTGCAGTGCCTGGAGTACCGAGTCGTCGGGATCTGCTTCTGGCTGCTCTGTACACCGTTTGGCTGCACGGTGAAGACCTCGCCCAAGGTCCGCCACTTTATTCCCGAGTTGGTGGTATCGAGCTATTCCGACACAGGCGGCAATCCCTGGGACGAGGTGTCCGCACTGTCGATGCCCACACCGGCGTCACAAGGGGGTGGCAACCTGATCACGCCTTCGAAGCAGCGCGATAATCTGCCCCGGTTCAAGAATGTCGACGGCATCGGGCATCCCGGCGGTTCGGCGTTGACAGCCTTTGCGCATGGCTTCGGCTATGCGTGCCCAAGTGGGGCGACTCCCCTTGCGCCATACTACCTCAGCACGCTCGACCCGCTGGCCTGGCGTCAGGCCGTTCCCGAATCCATCTACCCACAAGCGCTCATTCCGGGCATGCGCGAGATTGGCAGCCAGGCACTTAGGAACATGTGGGGCAGTGTCTATCCGCGGCACGGATTTCTGGTGCAGCCTGACGACTTCAAAGCATCCGCCGTCATGGCCCAGCGTGCCAGCGACTTCATCACGCGCGTCGGCCAACCGCATGTCTACCTGCCGCTGCAGACGATGCCATCTCCCGGCTATTGGCCGCCGCAGCCGATGATGGAGAACAACATCAACAACCACCGCTGGCAATTGCTCGCCCCGGTGATCCAGACCACCTGCGCCATCTTCCCCAGCCCGACGATCCAGAGCGCCGACGGCGCCTATGCCTGGTCGCTTTGGCGCCCTTACCACTGCTGCCAGCGGATGGGCCAGACCTTCCTGTTCAGCATCGACTTTGATGGAGGCCAATGATGAATAACCTCTCGCTCGGGTTGGTGTGCGCCCTCGTAAGTGCCGTCGGCTATGCCGCAGAAAACGGCTACCACCTTGGTGACCAGGCCCAGGTCCTGGATGACCGCGTGATGTACACCATTGGCGGCGGATCGGCGACGGGGTCCCCCTCCTCGCTCTACCGCCCCAATGGCCTTGGCGTGGGCATGTCCTGGCGCGCGAACATGATGTGCGGAAACATGAACCTCTCCAACACTCTGCAGAATCAGCTCAATGGCGCCACCCAAGGCTTCCAGCAGATCATGGGCAATGTGATCGAGAATGCCACACAGGCCGTGATGTCTCTGCCGGCGATGATCATTCAGCGCGCCAATCCCGGTCTGTATGAGCTGCTGAGCAACGGCGTACTGCAGGGGCGCATCGACTTTGACCGCTCAAAGCTCACCTGCCAGGCGATGGCGGCCAAAATGGCCGACAAGGTGGACCAGGCCGGTTGGGGCGCACTGGCGCAGAACCAGGAGATGCAGAAAAACCTCGAGCAGTCCGACGGTGATGCTGTGGTGGCGGTGAAGGACACCGAATCGAACAACGGCAACAACGGTGTCAGCTGGGTCGGTGGGCAGAAAGCGGGGGGTAACGGTCAGGAACCCATACGGGTGACCTCGGACGTCGTTAAGGCAGGCTACAACCTACTGCACAACCGAACGGTCGAGGACGCATCGGCCGTCGGTTCCGGTTGCCAGAATGGTGCGATTTGCCAGGCCTGGTCGAGCCCCGAAGAGGCCTCCGCATGGGCCACCCGCGTGCTTGGTGAAACCGAGGTGGCGACCTGCGACGACTGCGAGACGCTGCGCGTTACCGCCGGGACAGGCCTCTCGCCGCTGATCCAGGAAACCTACACAGAACACCTTGAGGGTCTGCAACGAATGTTGTCGGGCACCGAGCAACCCACGCCGGAGAACCTTGGCAAAGTCTCCAGTCCTTTGCTGCAGGTCTCACGAGGCGTCATCGAGGGCCTGCGCGACGATCCCGACCAGAACCTGCTAGCCCGGCGCCTGGCCAGCGAGACCGCGCTGTCGAGCATTATCTACAAGTCGATGCTGCTGCAGCGCACACTCCTTGCCGGCAGTCATGAACCTAATGTCGCGTCGGCGCAGCCCGCCACCCACGCCCTCAACGGTAACGTCGAAATGCTGGAGCGCGAGATACGCCTGCTGCAAACGGAGCTGCAGGTACGCCAGTCGCTGGCCACCAACACCGCCAGCCTGGTCCTCGATCGCCACGCCGGCGGCGCCGACGCTTCCCGGAGCATCGATCAGCGCGATCCTGAGTCGGACCGGCTGCACCGCGCGGACCAGGGGAGGAGCACACCATGAAGTTGTTTACTGTGAAGTCCACTCTTGCACATGTGCTGCTAATCCTCAGCGCCATGGCCTTGATGCTCCTGATTGCCTGGATGGCGCTGCAGCTGACAGGTGCCCAGCTTGATTGGTTCGGGCAGGCGCGCACCGCTACGCCCTACCTCGCCTCCTGGCGTGCCCTGCTGTATGCCCTGATCCTCGCAGGCTGGACCGCGGCGTTGCGCTTGCGGCCGGCGCCTGCAGACCAGCAACGGCTCAAACGCCTGGGACTGATCGGCTTCAGCTCAATCATCCTGGTCGAACTGTTTCGCGTGTGAGGTGCAATCATGAGCATGAGCACCAACAGCTACCTCGAGTACTACCTGTCGCTGTTGGCCTGGATCATCAACAACGGCATCTGGAACACACTGGCAGACACTGGGCTGTTCGCCGCGCCCTTTGGTGCGATCATCCTGCAGGAATGGCTGTCCGCTCGCCAACAAGGCGCTGACGAGGGCAACAAGGGCTTGCTGTCGATCCCTCGCATCGAGAACCGGTTGTGGATGAGTTACGTGGTCATCCTGTTTGGCTGCATGCCGTTTTTTCCGCTGAACCTGTCCTCCGTGACCTTCGACGATACGGCGAGCCAACGCTGTGGTATTTCCATGATCAAGCCCGCCGAAACGGCCTGGGGCACAACCTTCAACACCATCGGCGAGAAATCAGCGAATGTGCCGGTGTGGTGGTTCCTCGTGCATGCCATGAGCAAAGGCATCACGGCGGCCGCTACCGCGTCGATTCCATGCGCGCCTGACATCCGCGCGATGCGCATGGAAATCGACAGCTCGCGTATCAACGACCAGGTCCTGCTGCAGGAAGTCGCCGACTTCACCCGGGATTGTTACGGCTACTCGCGCTCGCGGTTGTTCACCAATCGCCCCGAACTGGACGAGTCGCAGAGCTACGACGCGTCCTGGATTGGCTCGACGTACTTACTCAACACGACGGGCTACTACGACATCGACCGCTCGCGCACACCCAGGGTCGATTGGCCGTACGACGAGAACCGGGATACCTCCCTGCCCCGGCTCGACAACGGCGCCGGTTACCCTACCTGCAAGCAATGGTGGAGCGATACTACGGTCGGGCTGCGTGATCGTCTGGTTGCCGAAGTCGATCCGTCGCTGATGTCGAGTCTGCGCGGCTGGCTGACCGGGCGTACGAGCACCGAGATCGAAGACGCCACCCTTCGCGAATTGGTGAGCCCACGGCAGCAATCGTTGAGCATGGCGCCAGGACAGGTGTACCAGGATTACGGCAGCAGGGCCCGTGGCGGATCACTGACGCAAGGACTCAACAACCTGGCCACGAACACTGGGCTGGCCCTGGGCTCGTTCAGCAATTTCCCGGCGATGAATGCGTTGCGCGCCGCACTACCGATGGTCCAGGCCTTTCTGATCATGGGCACGATCATCAGCTTGCCGCTGGTACTGCTGATCAGCACCTATCAGCTCAAGGCGCTGATGACTGTCACGTTCGCGCTGTTTACCCTGCACATGCTGACGTTCTGGTGGGAGCTCGCACGCTGGATCGACTCAAGCATGCTGGAGACGCTGTACAACCAGGTGTCTGCCACAGACCAGACGCTGTTGTCGTTGCCGACGGCAGGGTTCATGGACGGGACGGTAACCGCGCAAGTGATCGAGTACGTGATGGGTGCGATGTTTGTAGTGCTACCAATGATTTTTATCGGTTCGATGAGTTGGGCGGGGTACAACGTGGGCAGTGGCGTCCAAACACTCCTCACTCGAGGAACAGAAGCTGCTCAGGTCCAAGCAGAGAAGGGATCCTCTCAGCTCATGTCTGGAGCCCGAAGGTTAAAATAGCCTGTTATCTGAGCGCCCCATTGTCGTCGTACAGCTCGGGATACTTGAGTTGATGTTGGGGGTGGCTCACTTCGTGAATACGAGGTTGCTTATCAGCACTAATGGGCAGAGCTGCAATGGTCCACAGAGCAACCATCCCGATCGCCAGGGTAAGCGCGACTGATGCAACCGCAAGCACGAATATCAACCTAAAAATCTGCACGCCGATTTGGCGATATTTGAGCGGCACGGAAGCCAACATGCTGGACTGCAAAACTGTCGTTTCGAGTTGGCGGAGCAGCCGACCAGCACGCACCGCGGCACGAACTAAATACTTGCCGACAGGGGTACGGCTCGAAGTAGAAGACGTTGGAACACTCATTTAATGCCTCCCTTTTCTTCTCTGCACTCGCGGCCAAGGATCCACCGAGAGTTTGGATCCAAGCCTTAGCTTACTCCTCTCCCGCTGATTTCCATGACCGTTGATCACCTGGACTGCGCTGATAATGGCGAGTGGAGCTATATGGATCTGGGCCGCTCATTCAAACAAAAAACATCGTTGACGCTATGCCGATCCGCTTGATACACCAACTGGGCAATCGCTGGTTTTCCAGCACCCCAGGTAGCCATAACCTTTGAAGCTACGTCACGCTCGTGATGGTTATCCCCAAATGCGATTCGCGTTCGGCAGCTCGCACGGTCACCGTTCCGCGGTGATGAACGCCTTCTAATCCCCAGGCTCCCTGAGCCTGCGTCTTCGATGCATCCCTACTCAATCCATTCCAGTGCTGGGAATTCCCCCGCACGGGTGGCATTCCTCCGCACCTTCTGGAGGATCTCATAATGCTGCGCTTTACAGGCTCTGAACTCCACGCCGTGTTGGCCGAAGCCGTTATCAATGGCTGCAGAGTGATATTGGTCAAGGACCACGGTGTCTACCTTATGTCCGAGATCGGCGAGAACAAACCGGATGGAGGAGGCCGCAAAAGCGTGGCCTACGCCACCGGCTGCAACCCTGACGTCGACGACTTCGATTCCTGGTGGAATCGCGCACTAGCTGAATTGGGTGGCGATGATTTTGCCGAGTACTTCGATATCGACGACCCGGTCCTGGCAAGTCTTCGTGGGACAGCAGGGTCGCTGGTGGTGGAGGCAACCTCCACGCACCTGTACCTAGCCGCCGAGGTTGACTCGACGAGAAAATCTTAAACGCAAATGCGAGTCTCAGCGTTTCCAGAGTGGCTCTGTAGCCGGGCCTCTTTGGAGCGCCTCTCGCATCAACTCATACCCGGATGGACACCGCCGTTTATCTGGAACTTGAGCCAGATAGTCTTCCTTGGAACGCCGTGGAGTACCGCGCATTTCTGGTGTCTGGATTGGAGATTGACCCCACGTCCGAACGCGTTTTAATACACAAACACTCCATGTCTCGCTGAGTGACAAGCCCGCGCAAGAACCTCAGCTGAGGTGTCGCGGGATCAGCTACCCGGAGGTTCCGATGTCCAGAAAGAAGCTCTTCTCAACCGCCGTTGTCCTGAGTCCAGGTGTATGGCGACACGTCATTGAACCTGCCCCAAGCAACGACCCCGTCAGACGGTCAGCCCAGCGCTTGGCAGCCCTGCTCAAGAGCGCCCTGACCTCAGTCCCTCGCACCTTGCAGTGTCCAATCGAGCTGCAGTTCGATCACCCACAGAGCGACGACTCATCAGCAGTCGAACACTCAACGCTGTTACAGCTGGATCGCATCACACCTCGCAGTGGCCCGGCTTTTCTGCTCATCCGGCTGCCAAGTGAGATCGCTGTAGATATCGCGGCCATCTGACACAGCCTGCATACCCCCTGTCCACTACCCCACCGGGAACCCTTCCCGGCCGGGCAGCGTTCCCCCTTCACGACCGGAGAACGCCATGTCCGATATCTACCTGGACGTCACCAACAAGATCGTCAGCGCCCTGAATCAAGGAGTCATTCCCTGGATCAAACCCTGGACAACCACAGGCTCGAGTGCTGACTGCCCTTTCCCGATCAACGCCATCAGCCGACGCCCCTACGCCGGCATCAACATTCCGCTGCTGTGGGCCGAAGCGCGCCTGCGTGGTTTCCGCCAGGATCGCTGGCTCACGTTCAACCAGGCGCGCAAAGCCGGTGGCCATGTTCGCAAGGGTGAGCAATCAACCCTCGCGGTGCTATACAAACCGATGAGCAAGGAGGCGCACGACGAAGACGGTCAGGTCGTTCGTGATGAACAGGGCAACATCAAAATGGTGCAATTCGCGCTACTGCGGACGCATTGCCTGTTCAACATCGAGCAGACCGAAGACTTGCCTGCCGAAGAGCAAATACACGATGAGTGTGACGACCAGCCGGCCTTCATTGATCATGCCCCAGCCGAGCAACTGCTGGTCGCCAGTGGGGCGCGGATTGAGCATCGCTACGGCGATCACTCGTTCTATCAGTCGGTGCGGGATCTCATCCAACTGCCTACCAAGGCACAGTTCGAGGACGTCGGCAGCTACTACGCAACGGCCCTTCATGAGCTGACGCACTGGTCGGGTCACCACTCGCGCCTCAACCGCGACGGCATCACTGGCGGGCACGCGTTTGGTTCCGCGGCGTACGCCTTCGAGGAACTGGTAGCGGAAATGGGCGCAGCGTTTCTCTGTGCGCTGACCGGTACCCAGGGTGAGTTACGTCACGAGGAGTACCTGGCGTCCTGGCTGAAGATACTCAAGGAGGATAAGCGTGCGATCTTCCGCGCCAGCAGCCAGGCACGTGAAGCCTCCGAGTACCTACTGGCGCTGCAGTCCGATCAGGCCACTGAAACGACTGAACGGTTAACGGCGTGACTTCACTCAAGCATCAAAAAGGCCCCATCTGGGGCCTTTGTTTTGCCTGCAACGCCGGTCATCCGCCGCTATAACTGGACGACTGATTACTGCAACCAGCTCTCGACGGTGTCGGAGCCGTGCTCCTGCTTCCACTGTTTGAGGACTTTGTGGTTGCCGCCCTTGGTTTCCACGACCTCACCGCTGTGCGGGTTTTTGTAGCGCTTGATCTCACGAGGCTTGCGCTGGACGCTGCTGGAGGCGCCTGCGGTACTTACGCTCACCCCTTTGGACGGATCAAGAATGGTGATCACCTGCCGCAGGTTCATGCCGTACTCTTCCAGCAAGGCCTTAAGCTTTTGTTCAAACTCGATTTCCTGCTTCAGCCCGGAATCGTTTTTCATCGCATCCAGCTGTTGAAGTTGCGCGGCCAGCTGCGCTTCCAGCGCTTTGAATTCGGCAAGCTTAGACATGGGCTCTTCCTAGTATGAGACAAGTGTGGGAATAGTATCTGAGACCCGCACTTTAGCCGAGGTTTTGATCCTCACTGCAGCTCGTCTGGTGTCCAGCTTTAACAGATCTGCCTGACTTTTCACTCTGCCAAGTATTGGCACAGGTGGCCCACAAGTTGCCGAGGTGCAGGGCTATTCCCAATTTTGAACAAAATATCGCGCTGACCACGTGGCAGCTTTTTCGCGCAGCGCTTCGCAGCTGAGCGAATGGAAACGTCAGTTCCATGAATCCGGTCGACCAGCAGCACGATCAACACTGCATCGATAAGCGTCATCAGCGCCCCTGCTCCGAAAAATGATGCCGGCCAGTTTACCCCCTGTAAAAGGGACCGGCTATCCCGATCGACCGACTAACTCGACGCTCCCGCCTTCGGATTTTCGCGTTCGCGAAAAGGACAAAGACAGTAAAGGATAACGGCGCCAATGGAAGGGATTGCAAGGGTAAGAGGCTTATCCGAAAAGGCAAAAGGACCTCCCAGGTACAAAGCAGGTATTGCGATGATGCGCTGGTGGCTCAAACATGAAAAAGGCAACGCCGCCAGCCCCGCGCCAGCACTTGTCGCCGAAGGTTACTTCTTGCCTGAGTCATCAGAATCGCTCCTTGCCGCCGATCACCGGAAGCGGCTGCTCGAGCGCATCTGCCAATACACCGCCCTTTCCCAACCTCAGTTCGATCAGCTCTATCTCGATCCAATCCACCGCTACGCCAAGTATGTACAGCAACTACCTGCCAGCGAAAGCCATCATCATGCCTATCCGGGAGGCATGCTGGACCACGGTTTGGAGCTGATGGCCTGCAGCCTGAAACTGCGCCAGTCGTACCTGCTACCCAGCGGCGCCGCGCCCGAAGACCAGGCCGCGCAGACCGACGCCTGGAGCGCCGCCATCGCCTATGGCGCCCTGCTCCATGACATCGGCAAGATTGCCGTCGACCTGCAGGTGGAGTACCAAAATGGTGAGCTCTGGCATCCGTGGCACGGCCCCCTGAACAAGCCCTACCGCTTCCGCTACGTGACAGGGCGCGACTACCAGCTACATGCTGCGGCCGCTGGGCTGCTCTACACCCAAATACTGACACCGCGCCTGCTCGACTGGCTCAGCGGTTACCCAACTCTATGGGGCAACCTGCTGTCGTTGCTGGCCAACCACTATGAATACGCCGCGACGCTGGGGGAACTGGTGCTGCAAGCTGACCGGGTATCTACCGCGCAGAACATCGGAGCCAATCCCACCAAGGCACTACAGGCGCCCACTCGGTCGCTTCAGCATCACCTGCTGACTGGCTTACGCCATCTGGTCAAGAACGAGTTCAAACTCAACCAGCCCGGGGCTGCTGGCTGGCTCACCGAAAATCATCTGTGGCTAGTCAGCAAGACCGCAACCGACAAACTTCGCGCTTACCTCCTGGC includes:
- a CDS encoding conjugative transfer ATPase — its product is MADDTSRDPPRWKPWRSTKRRRATLADEAAQYAHNPSFADHLPWVEYLEDELCFLLDDNRSVGAVFELQPIGTEGREPEWLMAARDALEDALQDSFDELDQAPWVVQFFCQDDSDFSPYLERLERYIAPRARGTPFTEAFLASMHCHLDAIAKPGGLFDDHVVSHLPWRGSNRRIRLVVYRWLEDQGDDDTQSPAQLLSRTCDRLVASLQACGVSPRRLTGRDFYTWLLPWFNPAPALTGESPAAFYRQVPYPEEDDGDGLPLPFDHNFAERLFFQEPRSDSDQGLWYFDQQPHAVMVVDKLRRPPHIGQLTGETRKGEALNALFDQLPEQAVMCLTLVITPQDVLEEQLNRLARKAIGENLASTQTRQDVEEARALIGRQHKLYRGTLALYLRGADEQQLRQCSTQAANVLLGAGLQPVREGDEVAACNSYLRWLPMAYNPARDTRNWYTRLLFAQHVANLLPLWGRSIGTGNPGITFFNRGGAPLSFDPLSRFDRSMNGHLLLFGPTGAGKSATLVSILMQVMAVYRPRLFIVEAGNSFGLQGDYFATLGLSVNKVQLKPGSGLSLAPFADARRLIEHPDQVASLLTEDLDETETDSDEQRDVLGELEITARLMITGGEAKEEARLTRADRSLIRECILDAARHCAATEQQVMTRHVRDALRHVASDAHLPDKRRERAQEMAESIDLFCQGFEGALFDRPGTPWPESDVTIVDLATYAREGYEAQMSISYISLMNTVNNLAERDQYLGRPIIMVTDEGHIITKNPLLAPFVVKGTKMWRKLGAWFWMATQNLADFPDAAQTMLNMIEWWICLNMPPAEIEEIARFKKLTSAQKALLLSASKASGKYTEGVVLSKNLETLFRAVPPSLYLALAMTEPEEKAQRWRLMEQHQQSELDAALQVAAEIDRLRGMS
- a CDS encoding TIGR03756 family integrating conjugative element protein → MIVTATTRCRSPKSRKIGRGRAFTAAALLVAAEQCAALTTPTIIASVTSLQCLEYRVVGICFWLLCTPFGCTVKTSPKVRHFIPELVVSSYSDTGGNPWDEVSALSMPTPASQGGGNLITPSKQRDNLPRFKNVDGIGHPGGSALTAFAHGFGYACPSGATPLAPYYLSTLDPLAWRQAVPESIYPQALIPGMREIGSQALRNMWGSVYPRHGFLVQPDDFKASAVMAQRASDFITRVGQPHVYLPLQTMPSPGYWPPQPMMENNINNHRWQLLAPVIQTTCAIFPSPTIQSADGAYAWSLWRPYHCCQRMGQTFLFSIDFDGGQ
- a CDS encoding integrating conjugative element protein gives rise to the protein MNNLSLGLVCALVSAVGYAAENGYHLGDQAQVLDDRVMYTIGGGSATGSPSSLYRPNGLGVGMSWRANMMCGNMNLSNTLQNQLNGATQGFQQIMGNVIENATQAVMSLPAMIIQRANPGLYELLSNGVLQGRIDFDRSKLTCQAMAAKMADKVDQAGWGALAQNQEMQKNLEQSDGDAVVAVKDTESNNGNNGVSWVGGQKAGGNGQEPIRVTSDVVKAGYNLLHNRTVEDASAVGSGCQNGAICQAWSSPEEASAWATRVLGETEVATCDDCETLRVTAGTGLSPLIQETYTEHLEGLQRMLSGTEQPTPENLGKVSSPLLQVSRGVIEGLRDDPDQNLLARRLASETALSSIIYKSMLLQRTLLAGSHEPNVASAQPATHALNGNVEMLEREIRLLQTELQVRQSLATNTASLVLDRHAGGADASRSIDQRDPESDRLHRADQGRSTP
- a CDS encoding TIGR03752 family integrating conjugative element protein codes for the protein MKANSLLKWLVPGVLLGIVLIIGKSWVVAPGSQPAHDPDKATLSPEQAKALGIAGDTPRDTVATLIGQVKAMRSEMLSLKKGNDGLQTENSRLRTREGNIDTRIQSTLSSVTQQVTEQRQQANDARQKAEQQHRETQGLLSRLKDQLTDKPTTKSDVPVGFGLEPGDEQQFSGAQASADVVQWIEPSNARASQEDTTKAGGPLSTLTSKFKDLHGLDNNAIDRGQDHLRAAAKGERDLGSAQDRTEGARPVYTIPENSTLMGSIAMTALIGRVPVDGTVNDPYPFKVLVGPDNLTANGIDLPDVVGAVMSGTAAGDWTLSCVRGQVESITFVFSDGTVRTVPQPQKIVSRNRTSAQTSDTEKIRGGLGYISDPYGIPCISGERRSNAQQYLGSQSLITAAGAGFAAALGSEQTNTSFINSASGNLGLTQNSGNSALNSVISGGIGDIREWINKLYGEAFAAIYVPPGAKVALHLDHEISIDYEPKGRRVNHESPSVSVLDLD
- a CDS encoding TIGR03751 family conjugal transfer lipoprotein, coding for MKAHPFRYWIWISLLLSLHLAGCSTSKDEMLPHGDQTMLDIWNGSGSVGAQQQLQEARGELRRSVLDPERLISDQSTYTRTAANEIRNQFPRLPNPDLVMYVYPHLAGTQQTPVPGYSTVFPLYEKVQYALPGERLEDL